The nucleotide sequence AACGGCCGCGCGCATCACATTTTTGGTGGGCGTAGGCCAGACCGCGGGCGATGCGAGAGATGATGAAAACCGCCATTTCAACCGGGATGGGGCGGTTGAGTTCGCGGTGTTTTTCCAAAAATTGCTCCAAACTTAGGCCGTTAACCAACTCCATCACCATGAAGTATTGGCCGCCCACTTCACCCAGATGATAGGTCTGGACGATATTGGTGTGAATCAAGTCGGCGACCAGTCGCGCCTCACCGATGAAGTTCTTTTGAAACTCCGCGATTGCGGAATACTCTTCACGGATCAGCTTTACTGCCACGCTTTTGCGGAATTGACCCGAACCGTTTTGCAGGGCCTCGTAGACAAGGCCCATGCCGCCATCGGCGATCTTGCGCACCATCTCGTAGTGGACCTCGTTAAAGAGATGTTTCAGCTTGCTCACTGCGACCACCCAAGTCGACCCGGCCGAGTGATGCAAGAAACATAAAATTCATCTAGCACGATTCTTGCTCTTGACGAGTTTGAGAGGACGGCGGGGATTTGACAGCGGACGCAACGCACTCAACTTGGAGGCGTGATCACCTTAACCGAGAGAGCTGCCCGACAGATTGAATCCATGCGCGCCGAATCCGCCTCCGAGGGGCAATTGCTCCGCGTGTTGGTGGAAACCGGGGGCTGTTCGGGCTTTCAGTATGGCATGTCGTTCGACGAGCCGAAGGCGGATGACCAGACCTTGGAGAGTGAAGGCGTTTCGTTTGTGATCGATCCAGCGAGCCACGCTTATCTTGACGGTTCCAACATCGACTTCGACGACGGCTTGCAGGGGAAGGGGTTTGAAATTCAAAACCCGAACGCCCAGAGCACGTGCGGTTGCGGCAAGTCGTTTAACTGACGGAGCGTTCGCGCTGGTCTCGTCTTCAGCGGATCGGGGCCTTGTGCCCGCCATGCAGCGCGACGATGCCGCCGGTGAGCCGCTGCACCTCCACCGAGGCGAATCCGGCTGCCCTCATCTCGGCCGCGATACCGTCGTGATCGGGAAACGTTTCGATCGATCCACACAGGTAGTCATAGGCGCTTTTATCGCCGGTCACGATGCCCGCGATGATTGGCAGGATGTGCTTCAGGTAGAAATAATAGAACGGGCGGAACGCCCGGTAGGGTTGGGAAAACTCCAGCACCCACAAGCGACCGTCCGGTCGCAGCACCCGGTGAAGTTCGCGCAGGCAACGATCGCGATCGGCCATGTTGCGCAGACCGAATGAAATCGTGGCGGCATCAAACGTGGCGTCTGCCAGCGGCAGGTTCAAACCGTCGCCCTCGTTGAACGAGACGTTGGCGTAACCGCCGCGACTCGTTTGTTTGACCTCCGCTTCGTCGAGCATCGGTCGGCAGAAATCCATGCCGTTGATTTGCGTCGCGGCGGGCAGACCGTCGGCGAGGGCAAACGCCACATCGCCGCTGCCGGTGGCGAGATCGAGCACGTCGCGCGGCGCGTATTGCGCGACGTTGCGGATCAGGCGTCGACGCCACCAGACATCAATGCCGCCGCTGAGCAGGCGATTCGCGAAGTCATAGCGACCGGCGATGCGTCCGAACATGGAATTGACGGCTTGAGGATCAGGCATGGCGTGGAAGGGAGGCGGTCGGCGAGTTAGGCGGGTGAGCCTGAGCTCGACGAGTCGTAATTACTCCGATTCCGCCGCGGTGGCGGTTTTCGCTGAATCTGCCGTGTCATGGCGAAACCGCTCCACGACCCAATGGGAAAGTGCCTTCTCCGGATCCGCCACCACTTCCGCCGTGATTGGAATCGTCGTGGTCGTGTCGTCTTTGGCGAGCAGGGTCAGCCCGTGATGGAAATCGTGAAAACGTTCCTCGCACAGCGCGCGAATGGTTTTGTCGATGGCCAGGCTTTGCTCGATCAGCGCCGTGATGGCGCCCTCATCGAAGGCGAGCGTGAAACCGTGGTCTTCGGCGAACCGGTCGGCGAAGGCCTGCACTTCGCTGCGCAAGACATCGCGCTGCTCATCGGCATTGGCGGATAACAGCTCCCGCAACGCGGCTTCGGGTTTGGCGACCGTGGACTCGTCGATTTTAAACGACGTGATACCGGTCGAGGGCAGTTCGAATTTGAAGTTGCGAAACACTTGCTCGAGCACGGTCATGAGACCGCGCGCGCCGGTGTTTTCCTCGTGGGCCCGGCGGGCGATCTCCGCGACGGCATCGGGGGTGATGTCGAAGTCGATTTTATAGCCGGCAAAGTCCGCCCGGTATTGTTGCAGAATACTGCCTTCGCTGGTGAGCAAGACTTTCTGCAGGTCCGACGCCGTGAGTGATTGGCAGGCGACCCGCACGGGCAGGCGGCCGACGAATTCGGGCTCCATGCCGTAGTCGATGATATCGCGCGACTGCGCGTGTCGCAAAAACTCACTCAAGGGCGTGTCCGCGGTCGCGCCGGCGCCGAACCCGATTTGCGAGCTCTGGATGCGTTT is from Synoicihabitans lomoniglobus and encodes:
- the erpA gene encoding iron-sulfur cluster insertion protein ErpA: MITLTERAARQIESMRAESASEGQLLRVLVETGGCSGFQYGMSFDEPKADDQTLESEGVSFVIDPASHAYLDGSNIDFDDGLQGKGFEIQNPNAQSTCGCGKSFN
- the ubiE gene encoding bifunctional demethylmenaquinone methyltransferase/2-methoxy-6-polyprenyl-1,4-benzoquinol methylase UbiE; this translates as MPDPQAVNSMFGRIAGRYDFANRLLSGGIDVWWRRRLIRNVAQYAPRDVLDLATGSGDVAFALADGLPAATQINGMDFCRPMLDEAEVKQTSRGGYANVSFNEGDGLNLPLADATFDAATISFGLRNMADRDRCLRELHRVLRPDGRLWVLEFSQPYRAFRPFYYFYLKHILPIIAGIVTGDKSAYDYLCGSIETFPDHDGIAAEMRAAGFASVEVQRLTGGIVALHGGHKAPIR